The following DNA comes from Aquipuribacter sp. SD81.
CGTGGTCGGTCGGTGCCGTCGTCGCCGCGAACGCAGCGGGCCGACCGACCGCACCCGGTGACGGCTCCCCCGTCGACGGCGTGGTGCCGGCGCCGCACCGGACCGGTCCGCAGCAGCGCAACACGAGCCTCGTCGTCGTCGTCACGGACGCCCCGCTCGACGTCGCCGCCTGCGCCCGGCTCGCGGCGGCGGCGCACGCGGGGCTCGCGCGGGCGGTCGACCCGAGCCACACGCTCGTCGACGGGGACGTCGTCCTCGCCCTCGCCACGGCGGGGGCGGGCGGCGACCCCGGCGACGTCGCCGCCCGGGTGGCGCTGGAGGCGGGGGCCGCCGCGGCCG
Coding sequences within:
- a CDS encoding P1 family peptidase encodes the protein AGRVPEGQVGAGTGARVDRGGAAGGLGATGGPVAGTAWSVGAVVAANAAGRPTAPGDGSPVDGVVPAPHRTGPQQRNTSLVVVVTDAPLDVAACARLAAAAHAGLARAVDPSHTLVDGDVVLALATAGAGGDPGDVAARVALEAGAAAAVTRAFARAVRPALRAGGGAATA